In Astatotilapia calliptera chromosome 20, fAstCal1.2, whole genome shotgun sequence, one genomic interval encodes:
- the LOC113012873 gene encoding CAP-Gly domain-containing linker protein 1-like: MSSLSYFDMQMLRNEIENYKQAKKLQLEEIQEKNCRISSLEASLKEEQGLVAKMKEESKEMQVLRNEIEKYKQAEKLQLEEIDEKNCKISSLEASLKEEQELVAKMTEETKSQLRSAESQNVDLTNKYEAKIRALHKAIKHLENKCATEKTMRDKKEKEVESLVVLKIKNEQEKQELKMKLSKTTEEKNETLKELQKQNEQLQTEIQNNEKYIHRNDVLERRIDELLTLPGEVYCRQQKVKSVEEEKEKLQAELKKCQRQNEEYKAGKRWAIDEKNQLTKKNDELKVRQREKECNNITLRKELKAKVLESESQIKELARQRFTIDRLENCLEDKTKQIIIFENETQEPGKKISSQKNNIARLKTAQQLKGLYDTLGRTVQVEKKASPEQQRKDGDEQIARKKVRFVLSNAEYFPSKGDNELKEQQKEIRDLKGKTGNKLTTYDSKLKAVHGLLPPISTRARSKTVDNSKKQSESRSSLNLKSTVTPKAEEEMFHPHSPELTSQSTLRRVYNPATKILKRRLSAKPNHI; encoded by the coding sequence ATGAGCTCCCTAAGCTACTTTGATATGCAGATGCTCAGAAATGAGATAGAAAATTACAAACAAGCTAAAAAACTTCAGCTTGAGGAAATCCAAGAAAAGAATTGTAGGATTTCAAGTCTTGAGGCATCTTTGAAAGAAGAGCAGGGACTGGTTGCAAAGATGAAAGAGGAGTCCAAAGAAATGCAGGTGCTCAGAAATGAGATAGAAAAGTACAAACAAGCTGAAAAACTTCAGTTGGAGGAAATCGATGAAAAGAATTGTAAGATTTCAAGTCTTGAGGCATCTTTGAAAGAAGAGCAGGAACTGGTTGCGAAGATGACAGAGGAAACCAAATCCCAGCTAAGGTCCGCAGAGTCACAGAATGTAGATCTCACAAACaaatatgaggcaaaaattcgGGCTCTTCATAAGGCAATCAAACACCTTGAAAATAAGTGTGCCACTGAAAAAACGATGCGggacaagaaagaaaaggaggtgGAATCTCTGGTTGtccttaaaatcaaaaatgagCAGGAAAAACAAGAACTCAAGATGAAGCTAAGCAAGACgactgaggaaaaaaatgaaacacttaAAGAACTGCAGAAACAAAATGAGCAGCTTCAGACTGAGATTCAGAACAATGAGAAGTACATTCATCGTAATGACGTCCTTGAAAGAAGGATAGACGAGCTTCTTACACTACCTGGGGAGGTGTACTGCCGTCAACAGAAAGTTAAAAgtgtggaagaagaaaaagagaaactacAGGCTGAACTTAAAAAGTGTCAAAGACAAAATGAGGAGTATAAAGCGGGAAAGCGCTGGGCAATAGATGAGAAAAACcaactgacaaagaaaaatgatgaaCTGAAAGTACGTCAAAGGGAGAAGGAATGTAACAACATAACGTTGAGGAAAGAGTTAAAAGCTAAAGTCCTGGAATCTGAAAGTCAGATAAAGGAGCTGGCAAGGCAACGTTTTACTATCGACCGTCTGGAAAACTGCCTTGAGGATAAAACTAAGCAAATAATTATATTTGAAAATGAGACGCAGGAACCTGGGAAGAAAATTTCATCCCAAAAAAATAACATAGCCCGTCTGAAAACTGCTCAACAGCTGAAGGGACTTTATGACACGCTCGGCCGCACTGTGCAAGTCGAGAAAAAAGCCTCCCCAGAGCAGCAAAGAAAGGATGGGGATGAACAAATAGCCCGGAAAAAGGTGAGATTTGTCCTGAGTAATGCGGAATACTTTCCATCCAAAGGCGACAATGAGCTGaaagaacaacagaaagaaattaGAGACCTTAAGGGTAAAACTGGTAACAAGCTTACCACATATGACAGTAAGCTAAAAGCAGTGCATGGCCTGCTACCTCCTATTTCCACTAGGGCCCGGTCTAAAACTGTAGACAACTCAAAGAAGCAGTCTGAGTCTAGGAGCTCACTCAACCTCAAGTCCACTGTTACTCCCAAGGCAGAAGAAGAAATGTTTCATCCCCATTCACCTGAACTTACTTCCCAGTCAACTCTACGTAGAGTATACAATCCTGCTACAAAAATACTCAAGCGCCGGCTTTCAGCCAAACCCAACCACATCTAA
- the LOC113012872 gene encoding trichohyalin-like, with protein MSSLSYFDMQMLRNEIENYKQAEKLQLEEIQEKNCRISSLEASLKEEQGLVAKMKEESKEMQVLRNEIEKYKQAEKLQLEEIDEKNCKISSLEASLKEEQELVAKMKEESKEMQVLRYEIENYKQAEKLQLEEIDEKNSKISSLEASLKEEQELVAKMTEESKDEKMEKMENVLLETKSQLRSAESQNVDLTNKYEAKIRALHKAIKHLENKCATEKTMRDKKEKEVESLVVLKIKNEQEKQELKMKLSKTTEEKNETLKELQKQNEQLQTEIQNNEKYIHRNDFLERRIDELLTLPGEVYCRQQKVKSVEEEKEKLQAELKKCQRQNEEYKAGKRWAIDEKNQLTKKNDELKVRLREKECNNITLRKELKAKVLESESQIKELARQRFTIDRLENCLEVKTKQIIIFENETQESGKKISSQENNIARLKTALSKAENDLELEIKRRENLRSDKVLLSETKFCIENELYTVRDTIKTLQNKIKEKAQELQETNVDLANAKTSYNAVKTELDIIKLQQAEQKKKHEKQLSSANDNLFTVKSKLTQTVEDKEEVEKALTKSKHTVFKLEQVIEELETDIGIQRQKNAVQKKENDDLLQQLKGLYDTLGRTVQVEKKASPEQQRKDGDEQIARKKVRFDLSNVEYFPSKGDNELKEQQKEIRDLKGKKGNKLTTYDSKLKAVHGLLPPISTRAWSKTVDNSKKQSESRSSLNLKSTVTPKAEEEMFHPHSPELTSQSTLRRVYNPATKILKRRLSAKPNHI; from the coding sequence ATGAGCTCCCTAAGCTACTTTGATATGCAGATGCTCAGAAATGAGATAGAAAATTACAAACAAGCTGAAAAACTTCAGCTTGAGGAAATCCAAGAAAAGAATTGTAGGATTTCAAGTCTTGAGGCATCTTTGAAAGAAGAGCAGGGACTGGTTGCAAAGATGAAAGAGGAGTCCAAAGAAATGCAGGTGCTCAGAAATGAGATAGAAAAGTACAAACAAGCTGAAAAGCTTCAGTTGGAGGAAATCGATGAAAAGAATTGTAAGATTTCAAGTCTTGAGGCATCTTTGAAAGAAGAGCAGGAACTGGTTGCGAAGATGAAAGAGGAGTCCAAAGAAATGCAGGTGCTCAGATATGAGATAGAAAATTACAAACAAGCTGAAAAACTTCAGCTTGAGGAAATCGATGAAAAGAATTCTAAGATTTCAAGTCTTGAGGCATCTTTGAAAGAAGAACAGGAACTGGTTGCGAAGATGACAGAGGAATCCAAAGatgaaaagatggaaaaaatggaaaatgttttgCTGGAAACCAAATCCCAGCTAAGGTCCGCAGAGTCACAGAATGTAGATCTCACAAACaaatatgaggcaaaaattcgGGCTCTTCATAAGGCAATCAAACACCTTGAAAATAAGTGTGCCACTGAAAAAACGATGCGggacaagaaagaaaaggaggtgGAATCTCTGGTTGtccttaaaatcaaaaatgagCAGGAAAAACAAGAACTCAAGATGAAGCTAAGCAAGACgactgaggaaaaaaatgaaacacttaAAGAACTGCAGAAACAAAATGAGCAGCTTCAGACTGAGATTCAGAACAATGAGAAGTACATTCATCGTAATGACTTCCTTGAAAGAAGGATAGACGAGCTTCTTACACTACCTGGGGAGGTGTACTGCCGTCAACAGAAAGTTAAAAgtgtggaagaagaaaaagagaaactacAGGCTGAACTTAAAAAGTGTCAAAGACAAAATGAGGAGTATAAAGCGGGAAAGCGCTGGGCAATAGATGAGAAAAACcaactgacaaagaaaaatgatgaaCTGAAAGTACGTCTTAGGGAGAAGGAATGTAACAACATAACGTTGAGGAAAGAGTTAAAAGCTAAAGTCCTGGAATCTGAAAGTCAGATAAAGGAGCTGGCAAGGCAACGTTTTACTATCGACCGTCTGGAAAACTGCCTTGAGGTTAAAACTAAGCAAATAATTATATTTGAAAATGAGACGCAGGAGTCTGGGAAGAAAATTTCATCCCAAGAAAATAACATAGCCCGTCTGAAAACTGCTCTTAGCAAAGCAGAAAACGATCTGGAACTGGAGATAAAGAGACGTGAAAATCTTAGGTCTGATAAAGTGCTCCTTTCTGAGACAAAGTTCTGCATTGAGAACGAACTCTATACAGTTAGAGACACTATAAAGACACTtcagaataaaatcaaagaaaaggctCAAGAACTCCAAGAGACAAACGTAGACCTTGCCAATGCTAAGACCAGCTATAATGCTGTAAAGACTGAGCTGGACATTATCAAACTGCAGCAggcagaacaaaagaaaaaacacgagAAACAGCTTAGCTCTGCAAATGACAACCTCTTCACAGTGAAGTCAAAGTTGACGCAAACTGTGGAGGACAAAGAAGAGGTTGAGAAAGCTCTGACAAAGTCCAAACACACAGTATTTAAGCTTGAGCAAGTAATAGAAGAACTGGAAACTGACATTGGCATTCAACGACAAAAGAATGCagtacagaaaaaagaaaatgacgaTCTGCTGCAACAGCTGAAGGGACTTTATGACACGCTCGGCCGCACTGTGCAAGTCGAGAAAAAAGCCTCCCCAGAGCAGCAAAGAAAGGATGGGGATGAACAAATAGCCCGGAAAAAGGTGAGATTTGACCTGAGTAATGTGGAATACTTTCCATCCAAAGGCGACAATGAGCTGaaagaacaacagaaagaaattaGAGACCTTAAGGGTAAAAAGGGTAACAAGCTTACCACATATGACAGTAAGCTAAAAGCAGTGCATGGCCTGCTACCTCCTATTTCCACTAGGGCCTGGTCTAAAACTGTAGACAACTCAAAGAAGCAGTCTGAGTCTAGGAGCTCACTCAACCTCAAGTCCACTGTTACTCCCAAGGCAGAAGAAGAAATGTTTCATCCCCATTCACCTGAACTTACTTCCCAGTCAACTCTACGTAGAGTATACAATCCTGCTACAAAAATACTCAAGCGCCGGCTTTCAGCCAAACCCAACCACATCTAA
- the nsun5 gene encoding 28S rRNA (cytosine-C(5))-methyltransferase — translation MALYLKAAEITEKVEGKQGALKTLVYDSQFKNIKQLFALVCETQKFSSVLQEIIESTKLLRHTKLKMPLAKVLVYDLLIGQGLKCGGSWKAMMMKHRSRLQAELARMKVKQKVSRNEDLLPCSVKHPAGDQLPRYVRVNTLKTTVEDVVDYLKRDGFSYLGKASRLEDLSLKDRYFLSDLHLPELLVFSPKTDFHDHFLYKAGHIVLQDKASCLPAHLLSPPPGSHIIDACAAPGNKTSQLAAIMKNKGRLFAFDLDGKRLATMSTLLLRAGVTCQQLANQDFLKVDPDNPQYKDVEYILLDPSCSGSGMVCLQDNTSADQEKEQARLASLASFQLRCLNHALRFPSLKRLVYSTCSIHKQENEEVVAACLQQNPGFRLVPLLAEWPERGLEPLPQCLRASTAKTLTHGFFVALLEKHSEPGNTKQELAVQISGPEVKPSNLPSSEKRPAASEEDCEASETEDRPTPVGGQTGSKPNNKKKRRKRKKKKKGAETAE, via the exons ATGGCTCTGTACCTGAAAGCAGCAGAGATCACGGAGAAGGTCGAGGGTAAACAGGGGGCTTTGAAAACTCTGGTTTACGACAGTCAATTCAAGAACATCAAACAGCTGTTCGCTCTGGTTTGTGAGACCCAGAAGTTTTCCTCCGTCCTGCAGGAGATCATCGAGTCCACCAAGCTACTCAGGCATACCAAGCTAAAGATGCCCCTAGCTAAGGTGCTCGTGTACGACCTGTTGATAGGCCAGGGGCTGAAGTGTGGCGGATCCTGGAAGGCCATGATGATGAAGCATCGCTCCAGACTGCAGGCGGAGTTGGCTCGCATGAAGGTGAAGCAGAAGGTAAGCAGGAATGAAGACCTGCTTCCTTGCAGTGTCAAGCACCCCGCTGGAGACCAGTTGCCCAGATATGTACGTGTGAACACTCTGAAGACCACTGTGGAGGATGTTGTGGACTACCTGAAGAGGGATGGCTTCTCCTACCTGGGGAAGGCTTCCAGGCTGGAAGACTTATCCCTGAAAGACAGATACTTTTTGAGTGACCTGCACCTGCCAGAGCTGCTGGTCTTCTCTCCTAAAACTGACTTCCATGACCACTTCCTGTACAAAGCAGGCCACATAGTTCTGCAGGACAAAGCCAGCTGCCTCCCCGCTCATCTCCTTAGTCCTCCACCTGGTAGCCACATCATTGATGCCTGTGCCGCACCTGGCAACAAAACCAGCCAGCTGGCAGCCATCATGAAGAACAAGGGCAGGCTGTTTGCTTTTGATTTGGATGGAAAGCGCTTGGCCACCATGTCAACGCTCCTGCTCCGTGCAGGGGTCACCTGTCAGCAGCTGGCCAACCAGGACTTCCTGAAGGTGGACCCCGACAACCCGCAGTATAAGGATGTTGAGTACATCCTGCTTGATCCCTCCTGCAGTGGTTCAG GTATGGTGTGCCTCCAGGACAACACCTCTGCTGACCAGGAGAAGGAGCAGGCTCGTCTGGCCTCTTTGGCCTCCTTCCAGCTGCGCTGCCTTAACCACGCTCTCAGGTTTCCCAGCCTGAAGCGCCTGGTCTACTCCACCTGCTCCATCCACAAACAGGAGAATGAGGAAGTGGTAGCTGCCTGTCTGCAGCAGAACCCCGGCTTCAG ACTGGTTCCTCTGTTGGCTGAGTGGCCTGAGCGAGGCCTGGAGCCCCTCCCACAGTGTCTGCGTGCCAGCACTGCCAAAACCCTCACGCACGGCTTCTTCGTGGCCCTGCTGGAGAAACACAGCGAGCCTGGAAATACAAAGCAGGAACTGGCTGTTCAGATAAG CGGCCCAGAGGTGAAACCAAGCAATCTGCCTTCCTCTGAGAAGagacctgcagcttcagaagaaGACTGTGAAGCTTCAGAGACAGAGGACAGACCAACACCTGTAGGAGGACAGACTGGCAGCAAACCCAACaataagaagaagaggaggaagaggaagaaaaaaaagaagggggcaGAAACTGCAGAGTGA
- the LOC113012875 gene encoding uncharacterized oxidoreductase At1g06690, chloroplastic-like isoform X2, whose protein sequence is MQEYVDAGFTTFDMADIYGPAEEIFGQFNSQLKSRSSGSLSPALQGLTKYVPRPGLMERKVVEKALQRSMTRMQVDTLDCVQFHWWDYGDKRYLEALGHLSDLQQEGVIRELALTNFDTQRLEEITSKGIRISSNQVQYSVIDQRPAARMEQFCVANNIKLLTYGTLAGGLLSERYLRKVEPISRVELYTASLSKYKNMINTWGGWSLFQDLLGTLETVAKRRNSSIASVAMRYVLDRPAVGGVIVGCRLGVAGAGQHISDSLRSCSSDLQLTAEDLSAIEAVTQRSRDLMAIIGDCGDEYRN, encoded by the exons ATGCAGGAGTATGTAGATGCTGGTTTCACCACATTCGACATGGCAGACATTTACGGGCCTGCAGAGGAAATCTTTGGACAGTTTAACAGCCAG CTGAAGTCCAGATCCTCTGGGAGTCTCAGCCCAGCTCTGCAGGGTTTGACTAAATATGTACCAAGACCTGGACTGATGGAGCGCAAG GTGGTGGAGAAGGCGTTGCAGCGGTCCATGACTCGAATGCAGGTGGACACCCTGGACTGTGTTCAGTTTCACTGGTGGGACTATGGGGACAAGAGATATCTGGAGGCACTGGGTCACCTCTCTGACCTGCAGCAGGAAGGAGTCATAC GTGAGCTCGCCCTCACTAACTTTGACACACAGAGGTTGGAAGAGATCACCAGCAAAGGCATCCGCATTTCCAGCAACCAG GTTCAGTACTCGGTGATTGACCAGCGACCAGCAGCCAGGATGGAGCAGTTCTGTGTCGCCAACAACATTAAGCTCCTCACTTACGGCACGCTCG CTGGCGGTCTGCTCTCTGAACGCTATCTCAGAAAGGTGGAGCCTATATCTAGGGTGGAGCTCTACACCGCCTCCCTTTCCAAGTACAAGAACATGATCAACACTTGGGGTGGCTGGAGTCTTTTCCAAGATCTCCTCGGCACCTTGGAGACGGTAGCCAAGAGACGTAACTCCTCAATAGCCAGCGTGGCGATGCGTTACGTGCTGGACCGGCCTGCAGTGGGTGGAGTCATTGTGGGTTGCCGGCTAGGCGTCGCAGGGGCGGGGCAGCACATCAGTGACAGCCTGCGAAGCTGCAGCTCTGACCTGCAGCTGACGGCTGAAGATCTCTCCGCCATCGAAGCAGTGACACAACGCTCCAGGGACCTCATGGCGATCATCGGGGACTGTGGGGACGAGTACAGGAACTAA
- the LOC113012875 gene encoding uncharacterized oxidoreductase At1g06690, chloroplastic-like isoform X1 has product MSSLPKVTLSGGLEICRVLNGMWQVSGAHGAVDKVRAVEAMQEYVDAGFTTFDMADIYGPAEEIFGQFNSQLKSRSSGSLSPALQGLTKYVPRPGLMERKVVEKALQRSMTRMQVDTLDCVQFHWWDYGDKRYLEALGHLSDLQQEGVIRELALTNFDTQRLEEITSKGIRISSNQVQYSVIDQRPAARMEQFCVANNIKLLTYGTLAGGLLSERYLRKVEPISRVELYTASLSKYKNMINTWGGWSLFQDLLGTLETVAKRRNSSIASVAMRYVLDRPAVGGVIVGCRLGVAGAGQHISDSLRSCSSDLQLTAEDLSAIEAVTQRSRDLMAIIGDCGDEYRN; this is encoded by the exons ATGTCCTCGTTACCCAAAGTGACACTGTCCGGAGGTTTGGAGATCTGCCGGGTCCTGAACGGGATGTGGCAGGTGTCCGGGGCGCACGGAGCGGTGGATAAAGTCAGGGCAG TTGAGGCCATGCAGGAGTATGTAGATGCTGGTTTCACCACATTCGACATGGCAGACATTTACGGGCCTGCAGAGGAAATCTTTGGACAGTTTAACAGCCAG CTGAAGTCCAGATCCTCTGGGAGTCTCAGCCCAGCTCTGCAGGGTTTGACTAAATATGTACCAAGACCTGGACTGATGGAGCGCAAG GTGGTGGAGAAGGCGTTGCAGCGGTCCATGACTCGAATGCAGGTGGACACCCTGGACTGTGTTCAGTTTCACTGGTGGGACTATGGGGACAAGAGATATCTGGAGGCACTGGGTCACCTCTCTGACCTGCAGCAGGAAGGAGTCATAC GTGAGCTCGCCCTCACTAACTTTGACACACAGAGGTTGGAAGAGATCACCAGCAAAGGCATCCGCATTTCCAGCAACCAG GTTCAGTACTCGGTGATTGACCAGCGACCAGCAGCCAGGATGGAGCAGTTCTGTGTCGCCAACAACATTAAGCTCCTCACTTACGGCACGCTCG CTGGCGGTCTGCTCTCTGAACGCTATCTCAGAAAGGTGGAGCCTATATCTAGGGTGGAGCTCTACACCGCCTCCCTTTCCAAGTACAAGAACATGATCAACACTTGGGGTGGCTGGAGTCTTTTCCAAGATCTCCTCGGCACCTTGGAGACGGTAGCCAAGAGACGTAACTCCTCAATAGCCAGCGTGGCGATGCGTTACGTGCTGGACCGGCCTGCAGTGGGTGGAGTCATTGTGGGTTGCCGGCTAGGCGTCGCAGGGGCGGGGCAGCACATCAGTGACAGCCTGCGAAGCTGCAGCTCTGACCTGCAGCTGACGGCTGAAGATCTCTCCGCCATCGAAGCAGTGACACAACGCTCCAGGGACCTCATGGCGATCATCGGGGACTGTGGGGACGAGTACAGGAACTAA